One Polaribacter reichenbachii genomic window, CATAAAGTGGTGAATTAATATTTTTGCTGCTTCTGTTAATGCGTCTTTAGGATTAATTGATCCATCAGTATCGATATCGAAAACTAATTTTTCATAATCCGTTTTTTGCTCTACACGATAATTTTCGATTGCATATTTTACATTCTTAATTGGTGTGTAGATAGAATCTGTAAAGATTGTACCAATTGGTGCCGAAGCTTTTTTATTTTCTTCTGCAGGTACAAATCCTCTACCTTTTTCTATGGTAATTTCTGCATTTAATTTTACAGATTTATCCATATTACAAATAACTAAATCTGGGTTTAATACTTGAAAACCAGAAATAAATTTCTGTAAATCTCCAGCAGTAAACTGCTCTTGACCAGATACTGAAACAGATACAGTTTCTCTATCAGTTTCGTCTATTTGTTTCTTAAAACGAACTTGTTTTAAGTTTAAGATAATTTCTGTAACATCTTCTACGATTCCTGGAACTGTAGAAAACTCATGCTCTACACCATCTACTCTTAATGATGTAATTGCAAAACCTTCTAAAGAAGATAATAAAACTCTTCTTAAAGCATTACCCACAGTTAAACCAAAACCTGGTTCTAATGGCCTGAATTCAAATCTACCTGTAAAATCGGTAGATTCAATCATAATTACTTTATCTGGTTTCTGAAAATTTAAAATTGCCATTTGTTTCTTCGTTTTAATTGTTATTTAGTTGCGCGGTTTGTAAGTGTGAAGAAATACGAACTAACCCTTTGGCTAAATACCAATATGATTAAATTATTATTTAGAATATAATTCTACTATTAATTGTTCTTTGATGTTTTCAGGAATCTGTAATCTTTCTGGTGCTTTTACAAAAGTTCCAGATTTAGTATCATTATTCCAAGTTAACCATTCGTAAACAGTACTGTTAGATGCTAATGCATCTTCGATAGCTACTAAAGATTTAGATTTTTCTCTTACAGCAACTACATCACCATCTTTTAAACTATAAGAAGGTATGTTAACGATTTCTCCGTTAACAGTGATGTGTCTGTGAGATACTAATTGACGAGCTCCACTTCTAGAGTTAGAAACACCCATTCTGTAAACAACGTTATCTAAACGAGATTCACATAATTGTAATAAAATCTCACCAGTAATTCCTTGAGAAGCTGATGCTTTTTTAAATAAGTTACTGAATTGACGCTCTAAAATACCATAAGTATATTTAGCTTTCTGCTTCTCCATTAATTGAGTTGCATATTCAGATTTTTTTCCTCTTCTTCTTGCATTTCCATGCTGTCCTGGAGGAAAGTTTCTTTTTTCGAAGTTTTTGTCTTCTCCAAAAATTGCTTCACCAAATTTACGAGCAATTTTAGTTTTTGGTCCTGTATATCTTGCCATTTCTTTTGTGTTATAGATAGGGATTATGAATTAAGGCTTATCCTTCGCTAATCTTTATCCTATCAAGTTAAAATATAATATTTAATGTAATAAGAAGATGCTGAAACTAGTTCAGCATCCAATTTGAATAAAATTCAAATTATACTCTTCTTCTTTTAGGTGGACGACATCCATTATGAGGAATTGGAGTAACATCAATAATTTCTGTTACTTCGATACCTGCATTGTGTAAAGATCTAATAGCAGATTCTCTACCATTTCCAGGTCCTTTTACATAAACTTTTACTTTACGTAAACCTGCTTCTTTTGCAACACCTGCACAGTCTTCTGCTGCTAATTGAGCTGCATAAGGAGTATTCTTTTTAGAACCTCTAAAACCCATTTTACCTGCAGACGACCAAGAAATTACGTCTCCTCTTTTATTTGTTAAAGAAATAATGATGTTATTAAAAGATGCTGTTACGTGAGCCTCACCTATTGCATCAATTATTACTTTACGTTTTTTTGCACTTGCTTTTGCCATAATATTAAATGTTTAGTTATTATGTTTAGTAAATTGTATTATTAAATACGGCACACTAAACCATAACTAGGTTAATCACTAACTTATTTTTTCTTGTTAGCAACAGTTTTTCTCTTACCTTTTCTAGTACGAGAGTTGTTTTTTGTTCTTTGACCTCTTAAAGGTAATCCCATTCTATGACGGATTCCTCTCTGACATCCAATATCCATCAAACGTTTGATGTTTATTTGAACTTCTGAACGTAATTCACCTTCTATGGTAAAAGTACCTACTTGCTCTCTAATTGCTGCGATTTGATCATCAGTCCAATCTTGAACTTTAATACTTTCATCAACTTTTGCGTTAGCTAAAACTTCTTTAGCTCTACTGTTTCCTATACCAAAGATGTAAGTTAAAGCAATAACTCCTCTTTTATTCTTTGGAATATCAATACCTGCTATTCTTGCCATTACCCTTGTCTTTGTTTAAATCTAGGATTTTGTTTATTAATCACATATAATCTACCTTTTCTGCGTACTATTTTGCAGTCGGCACTTCTTTTTTTAACTGATGCTCTAACTTTCATCTGTATATTTTTTTAGTATCTGTAAGTAATTCTTGCTTTTGTTAAATCATAAGGACTCATTTCTAATTTTACCTTATCACCTGGTAATAATTTGATATAATGCATACGCATCTTACCTGAAATGTGAGCCGTTACAATATGTCCGTTTTCTAACTCTACACGAAACATTGCATTAGATAATGCTTCTGTAATTGTTCCATCTTGTTGAATTGCGGGTTGTTTAGCCATTTTACTTATTCGATTTTCTGTTACTATTTCCTGGTTTCATTAAACCATCATAATGACGATTTAATAAATATGAATTTATTTGTTGTAAGGTATCAATTGCAACACCAACCATAATGATTAATGATGTACCACCATAAAACATTGCCCAACTCTGTTGTACACCAAACTGAACTACAACTGCTGGTAAAATAGATAGTGCAGCTAAAAATATAGATCCTGGGAATGTAATTCTAGATAATACAGAATCTAATCTATCTGCAGTGTCTTTACCTGGTCTAATTCCTGGTATAAAACCACCACTTCTTTTTAAATCATCTGCCATTTTATTCGTTGGAATAGTAATAGCTGTATAGAAATAACTAAAAATGATAATTAATAAAGCAAAAATAATGTTATAACCCAATCCATTTATATCTTGTAAACTTGCCATAAATGGAAATTTTTGAGCTAAAGCAACTGGTAAAAACATAATTGCTTGTGCAAAAATAATTGGCATAACACCTGCTGCATTTAATTTCAAAGGAATATAATCTCTTGAACCTGCAACATTTTGAATATTTCCTGCAACTGTTCTTCTGGCATATTGTACTGCAATCTTACGAACAGCAGTAACCAATAATACAGATAATAAAATTACTACAAACCAAACTATGATTTCAATTAAAATCATCATAATACCTCCTGCACCAGCATTTGTTGTTTTAGCAACAAATTCTTGTAAAAATGCTGCAGGAAAGTTAGCGATAATACCAACAGTAATTAATAATGAAATACCATTACCAACTCCTTTATCTGTAATACGCTCTCCTAACCACATAGCAAAAATTGTACCTGCTGTAAGGATAATAATTGATGATACCCAAAAAGTAACTCCTGGTACTAAAAATGCTTCTGGGCCTAAACCAAATTGAGTTTTAATAGCAGTAATATACGTTGGTGCTTGCACCAATGTAATACCAATAGTTAACCATCTCGTTATTTGTGTAATTTTCTTACGTCCACTTTCTCCATCTTTTTGTAGTTTCTGTAAGTAAGGAACCGCAATTCCCATTAACTGAACCACAATAGATGCAGAAATATAAGGCATAATACCAAGTGCCATAACAGACGCTCTAGCAAATGCCCCTCCTGTAAATGCATTCAATAATCCTAAAAGACCACCTGAAGTACTATCTTTTAAAGCTGCTAATTGCAATGGATCGATTCCAGGTAAAGGAACAGATGCCATAAAACGATATACAGCAATTAAACCGATAGTTAGAAGAATTTTGTTTTTTAATTCTTCAATACTAAAAATCTCTTTTAATCTATTAATTAAATTCATCATTTACGGAATCTTATAAAGTTACAGCTTCTCCTCCAGCTGCTTCAATAGCTGCCTTTGCTGATGCTGTATATTTATGTACAGTTATGTTTAATTTAGCTTTTAATTCTCCACCACCTAAAATTTTAATTAGGTCGTTTTTTCCTGCTAATCTATTAGCAATTAAAATATCTAAATCTACTGTATCAGTTATCTTACCACTATCAACTAAAGCTTGTAACTTATCTAAGTTGATACCTTGATATTCTTTACGGTTAATGTTCGTAAAACCAAATTTAGGAACACGTCTTTGAAGTGGCATTTGCCCACCTTCAAAACCGATTTTTCTAGAATAACCTGAACGAGATTTTGCCCCTTTGTGACCTCTTGTAGAAGTACCTCCATGACCAGAACCCTCACCACGTGCGATTCTTTTCTCTTTTTTAACAGATCCTTCTGCTGGTGTTAAGTTGTGTAAACTACTCATTTTAAATATCTTATTTTAATTCCTCTACAGAAACTAAATGTGAAACTTTATTTACCATACCAACAATTGATGGAGTTGCCTCATGCTCAACTGTCTGGTTTAATCTACGTAAACCTAATGCCTCTAAAGTTCTCTTTTGATTCTTAAGACGCCCGATTTGACTTTTTACTTGTGTAACTTTAATTTTTGCCATCGTTCTTAGATTTATCCGTTAAATACTTTTTCTAAAGAAACACCTCTTTGTTTCGCAATTGCAGCAGCACTACGTAATTGTAATAAAGCATCAAAAGTTGCTTTTACTGCATTGTGAGGGTTAGAAGATCCTTGTGATTTAGATAATACATCATGTACACCTACAGATTCTAATACTGCACGAACTGCACCACCAGCAATAACCCCTGTACCAGGAGAAGCAGGTTTGATGAATACTTTTGCTCCACCAAATTTACCTTTTTGTTCGTGAGGTAAAGTACCTTCTAAAATTGGTATTCTTACTAAATTTTTCTTAGCATCTTCTACTGCTTTTGCAATAGCAGAAGAAACATCTTTAGATTTTCCTAATCCGTGACCAACAACACCATTACCATCGCCAACAACAACAATAGCAGAGAAACCAAATGCTCTACCACCCTTTGTTACTTTAGTTACACGTTGTACACCAACTAATCTATCTACAAGCTCTAATCCACTTGGCTTAACTCTTTCTACGTTTTTATAACCTTGCATAATTTCTTAAAATTTTAAACCAGCTTCTCTTGCAGCGTCTGCTAATACTTTAACTCTACCATGGTATAAATAACCATTTCTATCGAAAGCAACTGTTTCTACTCCTGCTTTAACAGCTTTTTCTGCTATTGTTTTACCAACTGCAGTTGCTGCCTCAGCTTTAGTAGCTGCTTTTATATCTCTTGATGAAACTGAAGCTAATGTTACTCCGTTTACATCATCTATTAATTGAGCGTAAATTTCTTTGTTACTTCTATAAACCGATAATCTTGGTTTAGTAGCTGTACCAGAAATAATCTTTCTAATTCTACGCTTAATTCTAGCTCTTCTCTGTAATTTTGATAATGCCATAGTGCTATATCTTATGCAGATTTACCTGCTTTTCTTCTTAATACTTCACCAACAAACTTCACACCTTTACCTTTATATGGCTCTGGAGCTCTGAAAGAACGAATCTTTGCAGCAACTTGACCTACTAATTGTTTGTCAAATGAAGATAATTTAATGATTGGGTTTTTCCCTTTCTCTGATACAGTTTCAACTTTTACTTCTGGAGCTAAGTTTAAAACAATATTATGAGAGAAACCTAAAGCTAAATCTAATTTTTGTCCTTGATTAGAGGCTCTATAACCTACACCAACCAATTCTAATTCTTTAGTCCATCCTTTAGAAACACCTTCAATCATATTAGCGATTAAAGCTCTCATTAAACCATGTTGTGCTTTATGGTCTTTACTTTCTGATGCTCTCTCTAAAGTGATAGTTGCATCTTCTATTTTCACTGAAATTCCGTTAGAAATAGTTTGAGATAACTCGCCTAATTTCCCTTTAACAGTGATTACGTTTTCTTTAATGTTTACATCTACACCTTGTGTGATGCTAACTGGGTTTTTTCCAATTCTACTCATCTTTCAAGATTTAATAAACGTAACATAAAACTTCTCCTCCAACATTTTCTTGACGTGCTTTTTTGTTTGTCATTACACCTTTAGATGTAGAAACAATAGCAATTCCAAGTCCGTTTAAAACTCTTGGCATCTCTGCAGAACCAACATACTTACGTAAACCTGGTGTACTGATTCGTTGAATTTTTCTAATTACTGACTCTTTTGTGTCTCTGTCATATTTTAAAGCTATCTTAATAGTTCCTTGCACCTTATTGTCATTGAACTGGTAACTTAAAATATACCCTTGATCGAACAAAATTTTAGTCATTGCCTTCTTCAAATTAGAAGCTGGCACTTCTACTACTCTGTGTCCTGCTGCGATTGCATTTCTTACTCTTGTAAGAAAATCCGCGATTGGATCTGTATACATATTAATATAAAATTGCGATTACGGTTTTCAATTACCTCTATTTATGCTACAGATTTCACTGTGATAAATGAACCTATAATCAGTTAAAATTCTTATACTCAAAAAAAATAGAGCGTGCAAAGATACACATTCTATTTTTATTTTTAAGCTTTATTTAAAATTTCTACCAACTTGCTTTTTTAACACCTGGTATTAATCCTTGATTTGCCATTTCACGAAACGTTACACGAGATATACCAAATTGTCTCATATATCCCTTTGGACGGCCAGTTAACTTACATCTATTATGCATTCTTACTGGTGATGCATTTTTTGGTAATTTTTGCAATGCTTCATAGTCTCCAGCTTCTTTTAAAGCTTTTCTCTTTTCTGCATATTTTGCAACTGTTTTTGCTCTTTTACGTTCGCGAGCTTTCATTGATTCTTTAGCCATTTCTTAATTTTTTTTGAATGGTAAACCTAATTCTCCTAATAATGACTTTGCTTCCTTATCAGTATTTGCAGATGTTACAAATGTAATATCCATACCGTTAATTTTCTTAACTTGGTCAATATTTATTTCTGGGTAGATGATTTGTTCAGTAATACCTAAATTGTAATTACCTCTCCCATCAAATCCATTAGCTTTTATACCGTTAAAATCTCTAACACGTGGTAAAGATGCAGTAACTAATCTATCTAAAAATTCGTACATTTTATCACCTCTTAACGTAACTTTTACACCAATTGGCATTCCTTTACGTAATTTAAATGATGCAACATCTTTTTTAGACATCGTAGAAATTGCTTTTTGACCAGTAATTTTAGTCAATTCTTCTACAGCATAATCTATTAATTTCTTATCTGCAATAGCAGCACCAACTCCTTTAGAAACAACAATCTTTTCTAATTTAGGCACTTGCATTACATTCTTATAACTGAATTCTTCAGTAAGAGTTTTCATAACTCTTTCTTTGTATTCTGCTTTTAATCTTGGTACGTAACTCATGATTACTACTATTTTTTAGTTTTTTTAGAGATTCTAGTTTTAGTATCTCCATCAACATTATAACCAACTCTTACAGCAACACCTTCTTCTACTAACATAACGTTAGAGATGTGTAAAGATGCTTCTTTTTTTACAATACCACCTTGAGGATTTTGAGCACTAGGTTTTGTATGCTTAGATACTAAGTTTACACCTTCTACTAATACTCTATCTTTATCCTTGATAATTTGTAAAACTTTACCTTCAGATCCTTTGTTGTCTCCTGCAATTACTTTTACAGTATCTCCTGATTTTAATTTGAACTTCTTCATCTTATATAACGATTTAAAGCACTTCAGGTGCTAATGATACTATTTTCATGAATTGTTTCTCACGAAGTTCACGAGCTACAGGACCAAATACACGTGTTCCTCTCATTTCCTCAGTAGGATTTAAAAGTACACAAGCATTATCATCAAATCTAATGTATGATCCATCTTTACGTCTAACTTCTTTTTTTGTTCTTACAACAACTGCTCTAGATACTTGACCTTTTTTTACAGTTCCGTTAGGAGTTGCAGCTTTTACTGATACAACAATTTTGTCTCCAATACTTGCGTAACGTTTTTTTGTTCCTCCTAAAACTCTAATTACTAAAACTTCTTTAGCTCCAGTATTATCTGCTACTTTTAATCTTGATTCTGTCTGTAACATATTATTTAGCTCTTTCTAGGATTTCTACTAATCTCCAACGTTTAGATTTACTCATAGGTCTAGTTTCCATTATCCTTACAGTATCTCCTTCGTTGCAATCATTCTGTTCGTCGTGTGCAACATACTTTTTCGTTTTTAAAACGAATTTACCGTACATTGGGTGCTTAACTCTTTTAGTTTCAGATACAACAATAGATTTCTCCATTTTGCTACTAGAAACAACACCAATTCTCTCTTTTCTAAGATTTCTTTTTTCCATCTTTAAAACTGACTATAGAATTATTGTAATTCTCTTTTTGTTAATTCTGTTGCAATTCTTGCTACAGTTCTTCTTAAGCTTCTCAATTGCAATGGGTTCTCCATTGGAGTTATTGCGTGAGCCATCTTAAGATCGGTATAATTCTTTTGCAACGCTCCCAACTTCTCATTAAGATCTGCTGTAGATAATTCTTTAATTTCTGATTGTTTCATTTTATTTAGAATTATGCGTTAATATCAAAATCTCTTGCTATTACAAACTTCGTTTTTACTGGAAGTTTCTGAGCTGCTAAACGTAAAGCTTCTTTTGCTACGTGCATTGGTACACCACCAACTTCAAACAAAATTCTACCTGGCTTAATAACTGCAACAAAATGATCTGGTGCTCCTTTACCCTTACCCATACGTACCTCTAAAGGTTTTTTGGTAATAGGTTTATCTGGAAATATTTTAATCCATAATTGACCTTCTCTTTTCATATGACGAGTTGCTGCAATACGAGCTGCCTCTATCTGACGAGAAGTTAATAAGTTCTGATCTATGGATTTAATACCAAACATCCCATTAGAAAGTTGATTTCCTCTTTGAGAATTACCAGACATATTTCCCTTGCCTTTCTGTACCTTACGGTATTTTACTCTTTTTGGCTGTAACATTTTTAATTTCTAATTTTAAAAATTATTTTCTTCTACGAGGTCCACGTTTAGATCTGTCACCACCTTTACCACCTTGCTTTTTAGACAAGCCAACTAATGGAGATAATTCTCTTTTACCATAAACTTCACCCTTCATGATCCATACTTTTATACCTAATCTTCCATAAGTAGTATGAGCCTCTACAAGTGCATAATCAATATCAGCTCTAAAAGTAGATAGAGGAATTCTACCTTCTTTAAAATGTTCTGAACGCGCCATCTCTGCACCATTTAAACGACCTGAAATTTGGATTTTAATCCCTTCAGCATTCATTCTCATTGTTGCTTGAATAGCCATTTTGATAGCTCTCTTATAAGAAATTCTATTTTCAATTTGACGTGCTACACTAGTTGCAACTAATTTTGCATCTAATTCTGGACGTTTAATTTCAAAAATATTAATTTGAACTTCTTTACCAGTAATTTTCTTAAGCTCTTCTTTTAACTTGTCTACCTCTTGACCTCCTTTACCAATAATGATACCTGGACGTGCAGTAGTGATAGTAACGGTTACAAGTTTAAGTGTACGCTCTATAATTACTCTAGAAACACTTGCTTTAGATAACCTAGCATTAATATACTTTCTTATCTTATCATCTTCAGCAATTTTATCTCCGTAGTCATTTCCACCATACCAGTTAGATTCCCAACCTCTGATGATTCCTAAACGATTTCCTATTGGATTAGTTTTTTGTCCCATTTCTACTTTGATTAATTACTTAAATTTTTGCTACCTAACTCTAAAGTAACGTGATTAGAACGCTTACGAATTCTATGAGCACGACCTTGTGGAGCTGGTCTTAATCTTTTTAACATTCCTGCGCTATCTACACAAATAGATTTCACATATAAACCTGCGTCTTCTATAGTTGCATCTTCATTTTTAGCTTGCCAGTTTGCAATTGCAGACAATAACAATTTTTCTAAATTAATAGATGCTTCTTTAGGGCTAAACTTTAAGATTTGTAAAGCTTTTTCAACTTCTACTCCTCTTACTTGATCTGCTACTAAACGCATTTTTCTTGGTGATGTAGGACAGTTAGTAAGCTTAGCGAAAGCACGTTGCTTTCTATCTGCTTTTAACTGATCTGCCATATTTTTTTTACGAACTCCCATTTCCTACTATTTTTTTCCTTTATTTTTTGCACCAGCGTGTCCTCTAAAAGAACGAGTTGGTGAAAATTCGCCTAATTTATGCCCTACCATGTTTTCTGTAACATATACTGGTACAAACTGACGTCCATTATGAACAGCAATAGTTTGTCCTACAAAATCTGGAGTAATCATACTTGCTCTAGACCAAGTTTTGATTACAGTTTTGTTACCAGCTTCTACATTAGCTAACACTTTTTTCTCTAACTTATAGTGAACGTAAGGTCCTTTTTTTAATGATCTTGCCATAACTTATTATTTCTTTCTACGTTCTATAATATACTTATTACTAGCTTTAGTCTTAGACCTAGTTTTAAATCCTTTAGCAGGAATACCATTTCTAGATCTTGGATGACCTCCAGAAGAACGTCCTTCACCACCACCCATTGGGTGATCGACTGGATTCATTCTTACAGCGTTAACTCTTGGTCTTCTACCTAACCATCTTCTTCTACCTGCTTTACCAGATACTAATAATTGATGATCTGAGTTAGATACAACTCCTATAGTAGCAGAACAAGTTAAAAGAATTAATCTTGTTTCACCAGAAGGTAACTTAACTGTTGCATATTTACCATCTCTTGCCATTAATTGAGCAAAAGAACCAGCAGAACGAGCCATAACAGCTCCTTGACCTGGGTGTAATTCTATACAAGAAATTGTAGTTCCTAAAGGAATTTCACTTAAAGGCATAGCATTTCCAATTTCTGGAGAAACACCACTACCTGATACAATAGTCTGACCTACTTTTAAACCGTTCTGAGCAATTACATAACGTTTTTCACCATCAGCATAACTAAGTAAAGCAATAAATGCAGTACGATTCGGATCGTACTCTATAGTTTTAACCGTTGCAGGCATATCATTCTTATCTCTTTTAAAATCGATAATACGATATCTTTGTTTATGACCTCCTCCAATATTACGAGTTGTCATTCTACCTTGATTGTTTCGACCTCCAGATCTTTTTTTCGGTGCCAATAATGACTTTTCCGGCTTATCAGTTGTTATGGTGTCGAACCCATTTACAACTCTAAAACGCTGACCTGGTGTTATTGGTTTTAATTTTCTAACTGACATTCTGTCTTTTCTTAAAGATTGTTATAAAAATCAATACTTTCTCCTTCTGCTAACTGCACAATCGCTTTTTTATATCCACTCTTAACACCAGTTACTAAACCTTTTTTAGTAAACTTAGTATTTCTTTGAATAGGATAATTTAAAGTTTTTACGCTTGATATAGAAACTCCATAAGTTGCTTCAACAGCATCTTTAATTTCTATTTTATTAGCTTTTTTATCTACTACAAATGTATAACGATTATATAATTCACTATCGTTTGTAGCTTTTTCCGTAATAATAGGTTTAATTAAAATACTCATATCCCTATTTGCTTAAATTTGAGTTAATTCCTTCTAAAGAACTTTCAGTAATAACAACTTTATTAGCATTTAAAACACCATAAGTATTAATTTCTGAAGCTTTTACTACTTTAGAATTTTTTAAATTACGTGATGATAAATACACATTTGCATTATCATTACCTAAAACAAATAAAGATTTTTTAGTATCTAATTCTAATGCTTTTAAAACATCTACAAAGTTCTTAGTCTTTGGAGTCTCAAAATTTAAATCTTCGATTACTACTAAATTCTTATCATTTGCTTGAATACTTAAAGCAGACTTACGTGCTAAACGCTTTAAATTCTTATTCAATTTAAAAGAATAATTTCTTGGTCTTGGCCCGAACATACGACCTCCACCTCTAAAAACACCAGACTTGATAGAACCTGCTCTTGCAGTACCAGTTCCTTTTTGTTTTTTAATCTTTCTTGTAGAACCAGTTATTTCTGCTCTTTCTTTAGATTTATGAGTTCCCTGACGTTGGTTAGCCAAGTATTGTTTAACATCTAAATAAATTGCATGATCATTAGGCTCAATACCAAATACATCATTAGAAAGCTCAACCTTTCTACCTGTATCTTTTCCTGTAATATCTAAAACTGCTAATTCCATTATTTCTGAATAGTTACAAAAGCATTTTTGTGTCCAGGAATAGCTCCTTTAACAACAAGTAAGTTCTTTTCAGCAACTACTTTTAATACCTTTAAGTTTTGTACTTTCACTTTTTCTCCACCCATTCTACCTGCCATACGCATTCCTTTGAATACTCTTGCAGGATAAGAAGCAGCACCAATTGAACCAGGAGCTCTTAAACGGTTATGCTGACCGTGAGTTGCTTGACCAACTCCACCAAAACCGTGACGTTTTACAACACCTTGAAAACCTTTACCTTTAGACAAACCTGATACATCAACGAATTCGCCTTCTTCAAAATGATCTACTGTAATAGCATCTCCTAATTTATACTCCTCTTCAAACCCTTGGAATTCAACGACTTTTTTCTTAGCAGTGGTGCCAGCTTTTTTAAAGTGACCATCTAACGCTTTGTTAGAACTCTTCGCCTTTTTGTCATCGAAACCAAGTTGCAACGCATTGTATCCGTCAACCTCTTCGGTTCTGACTTGGGTAAC contains:
- a CDS encoding DNA-directed RNA polymerase subunit alpha; translated protein: MAILNFQKPDKVIMIESTDFTGRFEFRPLEPGFGLTVGNALRRVLLSSLEGFAITSLRVDGVEHEFSTVPGIVEDVTEIILNLKQVRFKKQIDETDRETVSVSVSGQEQFTAGDLQKFISGFQVLNPDLVICNMDKSVKLNAEITIEKGRGFVPAEENKKASAPIGTIFTDSIYTPIKNVKYAIENYRVEQKTDYEKLVFDIDTDGSINPKDALTEAAKILIHHFMLFSDERITLEADEIAQTETYDEESLHMRQLLKTRLIDMDLSVRALNCLKAAEVDTLGDLVSFNKSDLMKFRNFGKKSLTELEELVIVKGLSFGMDLTKYKLDRD
- the rpsD gene encoding 30S ribosomal protein S4 — encoded protein: MARYTGPKTKIARKFGEAIFGEDKNFEKRNFPPGQHGNARRRGKKSEYATQLMEKQKAKYTYGILERQFSNLFKKASASQGITGEILLQLCESRLDNVVYRMGVSNSRSGARQLVSHRHITVNGEIVNIPSYSLKDGDVVAVREKSKSLVAIEDALASNSTVYEWLTWNNDTKSGTFVKAPERLQIPENIKEQLIVELYSK
- the rpsK gene encoding 30S ribosomal protein S11, which encodes MAKASAKKRKVIIDAIGEAHVTASFNNIIISLTNKRGDVISWSSAGKMGFRGSKKNTPYAAQLAAEDCAGVAKEAGLRKVKVYVKGPGNGRESAIRSLHNAGIEVTEIIDVTPIPHNGCRPPKRRRV
- the rpsM gene encoding 30S ribosomal protein S13, with the protein product MARIAGIDIPKNKRGVIALTYIFGIGNSRAKEVLANAKVDESIKVQDWTDDQIAAIREQVGTFTIEGELRSEVQINIKRLMDIGCQRGIRHRMGLPLRGQRTKNNSRTRKGKRKTVANKKK
- the ykgO gene encoding type B 50S ribosomal protein L36, producing the protein MKVRASVKKRSADCKIVRRKGRLYVINKQNPRFKQRQG
- the infA gene encoding translation initiation factor IF-1 — translated: MAKQPAIQQDGTITEALSNAMFRVELENGHIVTAHISGKMRMHYIKLLPGDKVKLEMSPYDLTKARITYRY
- the secY gene encoding preprotein translocase subunit SecY, whose protein sequence is MNLINRLKEIFSIEELKNKILLTIGLIAVYRFMASVPLPGIDPLQLAALKDSTSGGLLGLLNAFTGGAFARASVMALGIMPYISASIVVQLMGIAVPYLQKLQKDGESGRKKITQITRWLTIGITLVQAPTYITAIKTQFGLGPEAFLVPGVTFWVSSIIILTAGTIFAMWLGERITDKGVGNGISLLITVGIIANFPAAFLQEFVAKTTNAGAGGIMMILIEIIVWFVVILLSVLLVTAVRKIAVQYARRTVAGNIQNVAGSRDYIPLKLNAAGVMPIIFAQAIMFLPVALAQKFPFMASLQDINGLGYNIIFALLIIIFSYFYTAITIPTNKMADDLKRSGGFIPGIRPGKDTADRLDSVLSRITFPGSIFLAALSILPAVVVQFGVQQSWAMFYGGTSLIIMVGVAIDTLQQINSYLLNRHYDGLMKPGNSNRKSNK
- the rplO gene encoding 50S ribosomal protein L15; its protein translation is MSSLHNLTPAEGSVKKEKRIARGEGSGHGGTSTRGHKGAKSRSGYSRKIGFEGGQMPLQRRVPKFGFTNINRKEYQGINLDKLQALVDSGKITDTVDLDILIANRLAGKNDLIKILGGGELKAKLNITVHKYTASAKAAIEAAGGEAVTL
- the rpmD gene encoding 50S ribosomal protein L30 encodes the protein MAKIKVTQVKSQIGRLKNQKRTLEALGLRRLNQTVEHEATPSIVGMVNKVSHLVSVEELK
- the rpsE gene encoding 30S ribosomal protein S5, with translation MMQGYKNVERVKPSGLELVDRLVGVQRVTKVTKGGRAFGFSAIVVVGDGNGVVGHGLGKSKDVSSAIAKAVEDAKKNLVRIPILEGTLPHEQKGKFGGAKVFIKPASPGTGVIAGGAVRAVLESVGVHDVLSKSQGSSNPHNAVKATFDALLQLRSAAAIAKQRGVSLEKVFNG
- the rplR gene encoding 50S ribosomal protein L18; this translates as MALSKLQRRARIKRRIRKIISGTATKPRLSVYRSNKEIYAQLIDDVNGVTLASVSSRDIKAATKAEAATAVGKTIAEKAVKAGVETVAFDRNGYLYHGRVKVLADAAREAGLKF
- the rplF gene encoding 50S ribosomal protein L6 → MSRIGKNPVSITQGVDVNIKENVITVKGKLGELSQTISNGISVKIEDATITLERASESKDHKAQHGLMRALIANMIEGVSKGWTKELELVGVGYRASNQGQKLDLALGFSHNIVLNLAPEVKVETVSEKGKNPIIKLSSFDKQLVGQVAAKIRSFRAPEPYKGKGVKFVGEVLRRKAGKSA
- the rpsH gene encoding 30S ribosomal protein S8, encoding MYTDPIADFLTRVRNAIAAGHRVVEVPASNLKKAMTKILFDQGYILSYQFNDNKVQGTIKIALKYDRDTKESVIRKIQRISTPGLRKYVGSAEMPRVLNGLGIAIVSTSKGVMTNKKARQENVGGEVLCYVY
- the rpsN gene encoding 30S ribosomal protein S14, producing MAKESMKARERKRAKTVAKYAEKRKALKEAGDYEALQKLPKNASPVRMHNRCKLTGRPKGYMRQFGISRVTFREMANQGLIPGVKKASW